From a region of the Lactuca sativa cultivar Salinas chromosome 4, Lsat_Salinas_v11, whole genome shotgun sequence genome:
- the LOC111901876 gene encoding disease resistance protein RPV1, producing the protein MAYSSTSSIRKSFKYDVFLSFRGEDTRSNFVDHLYYALQQKNIHTYKDDEGIKKGKRISDELIRSIEESRFYIIIFSKNYASSSWCLDELVKIMECHGTTEHTAYPVFYDVEPSEVRRQSGTVEEAFSKHKMEEASGKWREALKEAADLAGWELKNTTDGHEAKFIQKIVEELSLELRSISLTVDEKLVGMETRIKDVVSSLGSGIDDVRMIGIKGMGGGGKTTLARAVFDQISFQFEGKSFVENVREVSNASLSGLKSLQKQILRDVLNDKCISVSSVYDGKHVIKRMMHDRKVLVVLDDVDNIDQLEALAGETNWFKPGSRIIITTRDEQVLVSHRVQFIRDINLLSDKEAVCLFSRYAFGRDSPIQGYEKLSREVIRYAAGLPLTLRVLGSFLCGKIELEWIDALERLKTIPLSETLKKLELSYIGLEEDYKEIFLDVACILKGWPKEITIKALESCGFHARNGLRVLEQKSLITISDNNLCVGMHDHIEEMGRNIVRRAHPDKPYKHSRLWISDEIEDILANDLGTKATRYIKFHNWKLNPHIIIKGLRKMKELRFLSMDLGYRLQCWEFDIVSPDFPNALRYLDLKHYPFSSLPETFQANNLVALEMVDSKIIQLWEVGERKVLNKLKYLDLSRSMLRTLDLGLTPNLETLNLGGCSNLEDLHIPIGCLKLMSINISMSRLRTLDLRFARNLKKLLLDKCFDLIDLHMPSCSNLEVLLLSRSKLRTLDIKLTPNLKYLDLNNCYYLEELHMANVCENLTYLEISHSKLRTLDLGLTPNLERLDLNTCSNLVELHTPIRCLQKLIYLDVSGCLRFRDFLFNLKCDASCSVEESLEVVPLAELHVVAKSLDQCPLHPDNDLPNFRFSYFYKEDHHSLTRNLEMLISIGMCACTNLETFSGSICGLQRLRKLKLEGSIQEAPKDLGQLECLEELIFLSTKINHLPESMCKLKHLKSLKLISCWFLEKLPEDLGGLERLEELTLFCTLIKDLPDSICMLKHLKSLELFSCSLLEKLPEEFGRLKLLEKLELSHAKITHLPDSICMLQQMKHIDLHNCSLLEKLPEDLGRLECLEKLIIINCKLLQNIPISICRMKCLKDFHLRYCIGIEKLPEELGSLDCLKELDIEGTIISHLPQSILLLKGLRIIGSRELLRSSGFTSEIRIQEHETSCYVVVG; encoded by the exons ATGGCATATTCTTCAACTTCATCCATTCGCAAGAGCTTTAAGTATGATGTGTTTTTGAGTTTTAGAGGTGAAGACACTCGTTCCAATTTCGTGGATCACCTTTATTACGCTCTTCAGCAGAAAAACATTCACACATACAAGGACGATGAGGGAATTAAGAAAGGGAAAAGGATCAGTGATGAGCTCATCAGATCGATTGAAGAGTCTAGATTTTACATCATTATTTTCTCCAAGAACTATGCCTCTTCTTCTTGGTGTTTAGATGAGCTTGTGAAGATAATGGAATGTCACGGGACTACAGAGCATACTGCTTATCCTGTCTTCTATGATGTTGAGCCATCTGAAGTACGCAGACAAAGTGGGACAGTTGAAGAAGCCTTTTCCAAGCACAAAATGGAAGAGGCTTCTGGGAAATGGAGGGAGGCTCTTAAAGAAGCTGCTGATCTTGCTGGGTGGGAGTTAAAGAACACTACTGATGG GCATGAAGCAAAATTCATCCAAAAAATAGTTGAAGAGCTTTCACTAGAGTTACGATCCATTAGTTTGACAGTTGATGAAAAATTAGTAGGAATGGAGACTCGAATCAAAGATGTTGTATCATCCTTAGGAAGTGGTATCGATGATGTTCGCATGATTGGGATCAAGGGGATGGGAGGTGGTGGGAAGACGACTTTGGCAAGAGCTGTTTTTGATCAAATATCCTTTCAGTTTGAAGGTAAAAGCTTCGTGGAGAATGTGAGGGAAGTTTCAAATGCTTCTCTGTCCGGTTTGAAGTCTTTGCAAAAACAAATCCTTCGGGATGTCTTAAATGATAAATGCATCAGTGTAAGTAGTGTGTATGATGGGAAACACGTTATCAAGAGGATGATGCATGATAGAAAGGTTCTTGTTGTTCTAGATGATGTGGATAATATCGACCAACTTGAGGCATTGGCAGGTGAAACTAATTGGTTTAAGCCGGGCAGTAGAATTATCATCACAACAAGAGATGAACAAGTGCTAGTTTCACACCGTGTGCAGTTTATACGTGACATCAATCTGTTATCAGATAAAGAAGCAGTTTGCCTCTTCAGTAGGTATGCATTTGGTAGAGATAGTCCAATTCAAGGGTATGAGAAGCTATCTAGAGAAGTTATACGTTATGCAGCTGGTCTCCCCTTAACGCTAAGAGTTTTGGGTTCGTTTCTTTGTGGTAAAATTGAGCTTGAATGGATAGATGCCCTAGAAAGACTTAAAACGATTCCATTATCAGAAACTTTGAAAAAATTAGAATTAAGCTATATTGGTCTAGAGGAGGATTACAAGGAAATATTCCTAGATGTTGCATGCATTTTGAAAGGTTGGCCGAAGGAGATTACAATCAAAGCGCTTGAAAGCTGTGGATTTCATGCTAGAAATGGTTTAAGAGTTCTTGAGCAAAAATCTCTCATAACTATTTCTGATAATAATTTGTGTGTGGGCATGCACGACCATATTGAAGAAATGGGCAGGAATATTGTCCGTCGTGCCCATCCAGATAAGCCTTATAAACATAGCCGATTGTGGATTAGTGATGAAATTGAAGATATATTGGCTAACGATTTG GGTACCAAAGCAACAAGATATATAAAATTCCACAATTGGAAGCTCAATCCGCACATTATTATAAAAGGTCTTAGAAAGATGAAGGAACTAAGATTTCTTTCAATGGATCTGGGATATCGTTTGCAGTGTTGGGAATTTGATATTGTCAGCCCAGACTTCCCAAATGCTTTACGATATCTGGATTTGAAGCATTACCCCTTTAGTTCTTTACCGGAAACATTTCAAGCAAATAATCTTGTCGCACTTGAGATGGTTGACAGCAAAATCATACAACTTTGGGAAGTGGGAGAAAGAAAG GTTCTTAACAAGCTCAAATACCTTGACCTCAGTCGTTCCATGTTGAGGACCCTTGACCTTGGACTTACTCCAAATCTCGAGACATTGAATCTTGGAGGATGTTCCAACTTGGAGGATCTTCATATTCCCATTGGATGTTTAAAGCTCATGTCTATTAACATCAGTATGTCAAGGTTGAGGACCCTTGACCTTAGGTTTGCTCGGAATCTCAAGAAGTTATTACTTGACAAATGCTTCGATTTGATAGATCTTCACATGCCGAGTTGTTCAAATCTCGAAGTACTACTACTCTCTAGGTCAAAGTTAAGAACCCTTGACATCAAGCTGACTCCGAATCTCAAGTATTTGGATCTTAATAATTGTTATTATTTGGAAGAACTTCACATGGCTAATGTATGTGAAAATCTCACCTATCTTGAAATTAGTCATTCAAAGTTGAGAACCCTTGACCTTGGGTTGACTCCAAATCTGGAGAGGTTAGATCTTAATACATGTTCTAATTTGGTAGAACTTCACACTCCCATTAGATGTCTACAAAAGCTTATCTACTTAGACGTAAGTGGTTGCTTGAGGTTTAGAGATTTTTTGTTTAACCTAAAGTGTGATGCTTCTTGTAGTGTGGAGGAATCACTTGAGGTTGTTCCTTTAGCTGAGTTACATGTTGTTGCAAAGTCCCTAGATCAATGCCCACTTCACCCCGACAACGACTTGCCAAACTTCCGCTTTAGTTATTTTTATAAGGAAGATCACCACTCATTGACTAGAAATCTTGAGATGCTTATTTCTATAGGTATGTGTGCTTGCACAAACCTTGAGACATTTTCAGGAAGCATTTGTGGGTTACAACGTTTAAGGAAGCTTAAACTAGAAGGCAGTATTCAAGAGGCGCCCAAGGACCTCGGCCAGTTAGAATGTCTTGAGGAGCTGATTTTCTTGTCTACAAAGATTAATCATCTTCCGGAGAGCATGTGTAAGCTGAAACATCTTAAATCTCTGAAACTTATATCCTGTTGGTTTCTTGAGAAGTTACCCGAGGATCTTGGCGGATTAGAACGTCTAGAGGAGCTGACTTTGTTTTGTACATTGATTAAAGATCTTCCAGATAGCATTTGTATGTTGAAACATCTGAAATCTCTCGAACTGTTCTCTTGTTCATTGCTTGAGAAGTTACCTGAGGAGTTTGGCCGATTAAAACTGCTGGAAAAGCTAGAGTTGTCGCATGCAAAGATTACACATCTTCCAGATAGCATTTGTATGTTGCAACAGATGAAACATATCGACCTTCATAATTGTTCGTTGCTTGAGAAGTTACCTGAGGATCTTGGCCGATTAGAATGTTTAGAGAAGCTAATCATAATAAACTGTAAGTTATTACAGAATATCCCGATAAGCATCTGTAGGATGAAATGTCTAAAAGATTTCCATCTCCGCTATTGTATTGGGATTGAGAAATTGCCTGAGGAACTTGGAAGTTTAGAttgcttaaaagagttagatataGAAGGTACAATCATAAGCCATCTTCCACAGAGTATTCTTTTGTTGAAAGGTCTCCGTATTATTGGGTCGAGAGAGCTTCTTCGGTCATCTGGTTTTACATCAGAGATACGAATCCAAGAACACGAAACATCGTGTTACGTAGTGGTGGGATGA
- the LOC111901906 gene encoding disease resistance protein RPV1: MASSSTSSVDKSFKYDVFLSFRGEDTRTNFIDHLYHALQNKSIHTYKDDEKIKKGKNISDELIGSIEDSKFYIIVFSKNYASSSWCLDELVKIMECQRTNEHTAYPVFYDVEPSEVRKQSGPVVEAFAKHEKEEAAGKWREALKESADLSGWELKKTADGHEAKFINRIVEEISLELRSISFNIDEKLCPNDRYQGDGGGGKTTLARAVFDHISFRFEGKSFVENVRENASLSSLKSLQKQVIADVFNEDLRVSSVSDGKHMMKRRLRDKKVLVVLDDVDHINQFEVLAGEPNWFKAGSVIIITTRDEQVLVAHGVKFIHDVNLLSDKEAICLFNRFAFGRDIPIQGYEELSRKVVLYAAGLPLTITVLGSFLCGKDELEWIDALERLKTIPETETLKKLELSYTCLEEDYKEIFLDVACIMKGWQKDDAIKALKSCGFHARNGLRVLQQKSLITINYDYLGMHDHIVEMGRNIVRRWLPNKPHKHSRLWKIDEIKDILANDLGTKATRCIRFHSKKFNPHIFIKGLRKMKELRFLSVSGDCSSDYEFGILGPDFPNALRYLHWTSYPFRSLPTAFQASNLKIMVLNKLKFLDLSCSMLRTLDLGLAPNLEELILVECTYLEKLHLPGRCLNLRCLILPGSSLRTLDIGLTPNLEKLDLKKSYCLEELHMGSECQKVTELIISHLNLRTLDLGMTPNLKKLHLKECRKLEKLHTPIGCLKKLVQGDLSGCLRFGSFRFNIEDNTSCSVDESLEVGPLAELHLFVESIERCLLHPDNNLPKFRFDCDYKEDRPSLTRNLEILFSVGMCACTNLEMFSQSICGLQRLRKLELKGSFVEAIKDLDQLESLEELILLSTNINHLPDSIFKLKHLKSLKLNDLRLLERLPEDIGHLECLEELSLLITNIKHLPDSIYMFKHLKSLKLRLCLLLEKLPENLGLLKHLEELALSCTNVKHLPDSICMLKHLKYLELYHCSLLEKLPHDLGRLEHLEELHLSKAEIKHLPGSICMLKSLKYLKIYDCSLHEKLPEDLGRLGCLEELDLSFTNIKHLPDSICMLKRLKYLKLYHCSLLEKLPQNLGQLERLEVLSLGKCELLKNIPNSICEMKCLTCLHLRDCIRVEKLPEELERLECLEELDIKGTSISHLPHSIILLKGLHIIWFTPARRVSSTVLQG, encoded by the exons ATGGCGTCTTCTTCAACTTCATCCGTTGACAAGAGCTTTAAATACGATGTATTTTTGAGTTTTAGGGGCGAAGATACTCGTACGAACTTCATTGATCATCTTTATCATGCTCTTCAGAACAAAAGCATCCATACTTATAAGGACGATGAGAAAATCAAAAAAGGGAAAAACATCAGTGATGAGCTCATCGGATCCATTGAAGACTCCAAATTTTACATCATTGTTTTCTCCAAGAACTACGCCTCTTCATCCTGGTGCTTGGATGAACTTGTGAAGATAATGGAGTGCCAGAGGACAAACGAGCATACTGCTTACCCTGTCTTCTATGACGTGGAACCTTCAGAAGTCCGCAAACAAAGCGGGCCAGTGGTGGAAGCGTTTGCAAAACATGAAAAGGAAGAAGCTGCTGGGAAATGGAGAGAGGCTCTGAAAGAATCGGCGGATCTCTCTGGATGGGAGTTGAAGAAGACTGCTGATGG GCATGAAGCTAAATTTATCAACAGAATAGTTGAAGAGATATCACTAGAGTTACGTTCAATCAGTTTCAACATTGATGAAAAGTTG TGTCCGAATGATCGGTATCAAGGGGATGGAGGTGGTGGAAAAACAACTTTGGCAAGAGCTGTTTTTGATCACATATCCTTTCGGTTTGAAGGTAAAAGCTTTGTTGAAAATGTTAGGGAAAATGCTTCTTTGTCCAGTTTGAAGTCGTTACAAAAGCAAGTCATCGCAGATGTCTTCAATGAAGACTTAAGAGTAAGTAGTGTTTCTGATGGGAAACACATGATGAAGAGGAGGCTGCGTGATAAAAAGGTTCTTGTTGTTCTTGATGATGTTGATCATATAAACCAATTTGAGGTGTTAGCAGGCGAGCCTAACTGGTTTAAGGCAGGAAGTGTAATTATCATTACAACAAGAGATGAGCAAGTGCTGGTAGCGCACGGAGTGAAGTTCATTCATGATGTCAATCTGCTATCAGATAAGGAGGCAATTTGCCTCTTCAATAGGTTTGCATTTGGGAGAGATATTCCCATTCAAGGGTATGAAGAGCTATCAAGAAAAGTTGTACTTTATGCGGCTGGTCTTCCATTGACGATTACGGTTCTGGGTTCGTTTCTATGTGGAAAAGATGAGCTTGAATGGATAGATGCCCTAGAAAGACTAAAAACGATTCCGGAAACAGAAACTTTGAAAAAACTGGAATTAAGCTATACATGTCTAGAGGAGGATTACAAGGAAATATTCCTAGATGTTGCATGCATCATGAAAGGTTGGCAGAAAGATGATGCTATCAAAGCGCTCAAAAGCTGTGGATTTCATGCTAGAAATGGTTTAAGAGTTCTTCAACAAAAATCTCTTATAACTATTAATTATGATTACCTAGGCATGCATGACCATATTGTAGAAATGGGTAGGAATATTGTTCGGCGTTGGCTCCCCAATAAGCCTCATAAACATAGCCGATTGTGGAAAATCGATGAAATTAAAGATATACTGGCTAATGATTTG GGTACTAAAGCGACAAGATGTATACGATTCCACTCTAAGAAATTCAATCcgcatatttttataaaaggtcTAAGAAAGATGAAGGAGCTTAGATTTCTTTCGGTTAGTGGAGATTGTTCCAGTGATTACGAGTTTGGTATACTCGGTCCAGACTTCCCAAATGCTTTACGATATCTACATTGGACCAGTTACCCTTTTAGATCTTTACCCACAGCATTTCAAGCAAGTAATCTTAAAATTATG GTCCTTAACAAGCTCAAATTCCTTGACCTCAGTTGTTCAATGTTGAGGACCCTTGACCTTGGGTTGGCACCAAATCTTGAAGAGTTGATTCTTGTTGAATGCACATATTTGGAAAAACTTCACTTGCCTGGAAGATGTTTAAATCTAAGATGCTTAATACTTCCCGGTTCAAGTTTGAGAACCCTTGACATTGGACTGACTCCGAATCTTGAAAAGTTAGATCTTAAAAAGTCTTACTGTTTGGAAGAACTTCACATGGGCAGTGAATGTCAAAAGGTCACCGAACTCATTATTAGTCATTTAAATTTGAGGACCCTTGACCTTGGGATGACTCCAAATCTCAAGAAGTTACATCTCAAAGAGTGTCGTAAATTGGAAAAACTTCACACTCCCATTGGATGTCTAAAAAAGCTTGTCCAGGGAGACTTAAGTGGTTGTTTGAGGTTTGGATCTTTTAGGTTTAACATAGAGGATAATACTTCTTGTAGTGTGGATGAGTCACTTGAGGTTGGTCCTTTAGCAGAGTTACATCTGTTTGTAGAGTCTATAGAAAGATGCCTACTTCACCCTGACAACAACTTGCCAAAGTTTCGGTTTGACTGTGATTATAAAGAAGATCGACCCTCATTGACTAGAAATCTTGAGATACTTTTTTCTGTAGGTATGTGTGCTTGCACAAACCTTGAGATGTTTTCACAAAGCATTTGTGGTTTACAACGTTTAAGAAAGCTTGAACTCAAAGGCAGTTTTGTAGAGGCGATCAAGGACCTTGACCAGTTAGAATCTCTTGAGGAGCTAATATTGTTGTCAACAAATATAAACCATCTTCCAGATAGCATTTTTAAGTTGAAACATCTGAAATCTCTTAAACTTAATGATTTACGGCTTCTTGAGAGGTTACCTGAGGATATTGGCCATTTAGAATGTCTGGAGGAGCTTAGTTTGTTGATTACAAATATTAAACACCTCCCTGATAGCATTTATATGTTTAAACATCTGAAATCCCTGAAACTTAGATTGTGTTTGCTTCTTGAGAAGTTACCTGAGAATCTTGGCCTATTAAAACATTTAGAGGAGCTAGCTTTGTCATGTACAAATGTTAAACATCTTCCGGATAGCATTTGCATGTTGAAACACCTGAAATATCTTGAACTTTATCATTGTTCGCTGCTTGAAAAGCTACCACACGATCTTGGCCGATTAGAACATTTAGAGGAGCTACATTTGTCAAAAGCAGAGATTAAACATCTTCCGGGCAGCATTTGTATGTTGAAAAGTCTGAAATATCTCAAAATTTATGATTGCTCGTTGCATGAGAAGTTACCAGAGGATCTTGGGCGATTAGGATGTTTAGAGGAGCTAGATTTGTCATTTACAAATATCAAACATCTTCCGGATAGCATTTGCATGTTGAAACGCCTGAAATATCTTAAACTTTATCATTGTTCGCTGCTTGAGAAGTTACCACAGAATCTTGGCCAATTAGAACGTTTAGAGGTGCTAAGCCTAGGGAAGTGTGAATTGTTAAAAAATATCCCAAATAGCATCTGTGAGATGAAATGTCTAACATGTCTCCATCTCCGCGATTGTATTCGAGTTGAGAAATTGCCTGAGGAACTTGAACGTTTGGAATGTTTAGAAGAGTTGGATATAAAAGGTACAAGCATAAGTCATCTTCCTCATAGCATTATTTTGTTGAAAGGTCTGCATATTATTTGGTTTACACCCGCACGACGAGTCTCGTCTACCGTGCTCCAGGGATGA
- the LOC128133686 gene encoding uncharacterized protein LOC128133686 — protein sequence MSRNRPTQPLHMDHGSSPQALHAGNPSPSNSRNRAFSQNNRGGRRSSEPRRGGSHSTDNRRPSGTTTTIPSLPSGFPWPPYPIPWNPYTLLYPSWQQLTRPTSTSYQPMRNQQPGVLGTAPNSGLPTQRPPEAAFFAAPPHQNLVPPAQWFPPLTPDEPTDITQALNSMHINDGLDTQWYMDTGATTHLPLDTGKVTTFGKN from the coding sequence ATGAGTCGAAATCGACCTACCCAACCTCTCCATATGGATCATGGATCGTCACCTCAAGCTCTTCATGCTGGAAATCCCAGCCCCTCAAACTCACGCAATAGGGCCTTCTCTCAAAACAACCGGGGTGGTCGTCGCTCTTCAGAGCCACGTCGCGGTGGCTCCCACTCAACTGATAATCGTCGCCCATCCGGAACCACCACCACAATACCATCGCTGCCATCGGGTTTCCCATGGCCTCCATACCCGATCCCGTGGAATCCCTACACCTTGTTATATCCTTCCTGGCAACAGCTCACTCGACCGACTTCTACTAGTTACCAACCGATGAGAAACCAGCAGCCTGGAGTCCTCGGTACTGCTCCCAACTCGGGTTTACCAACTCAACGCCCCCCTGAAGCAGCTTTCTTTGCTGCCCCTCCACATCAAAATCTTGTTCCTCCAGCTCAATGGTTTCCCCCGCTAACCCCGGATGAGCCTACAGATATCACACAAGCCTTGAACTCGATGCACATAAATGATGGCTTAGATACTCAGTGGTACATGGACACAGGAGCTACCACTCATCTTCCCTTGGACACAGGTAAAGTCACTACTTTTGGCAAAAACTGA
- the LOC111901905 gene encoding uncharacterized protein LOC111901905 gives MSESSENTKSFGVTNIKVYIPLILDLHKLNYDAWKELFQTHSNSFGVKGHLTGTSKPVDANDVAGPILTISSRDNKQTRAIELDQELRTLTLGDLSISNYCERMKVISDLLTNIGSPVSEQTLVTYLINGLSPKFDNIATVLRHQDLLPSFLKCSSILTLEE, from the exons ATGTCTGAATCATCCGAGAACACCAAATCTTTTGGTGTAACCAACATTAAAGTCTACATTCCACTGATTCTGGATCTTCACAAGCTGAATTATGATGCTTGGAAAGAACTCTTCCAGACCCACTCCAACAGTTTTGGAGTTAAAGGTCATCTCACAGGCACTTCGAAACCCGTAGATGCCAACGATGTTGCTGGTCCAATCTTGACGATCTCGTCAAG AGACAACAAACAAACTAGAGCAATTGAGCTTGATCAAGAACTTCGAACCCTAACTCTAGGCGATCTCTCCATCTCTAATTATTGTGAAAGAATGAAGGTGATATCAGATTTACTCACAAACATAGGATCACCGGTGTCTGAACAAACATTGGTTACATATCTCATTAATGGATTGTCACCAAAGTTTGACAACATTGCCACCGTCTTGCGCCATCAAGACCTGCTTCCATCTTTTCTAAAATGCAGTTCGATTCTTACCTTGGAGGAGTGA
- the LOC111901904 gene encoding uncharacterized protein LOC111901904 — MTAPSSSNQSKDSPFTLQCPMLTSLNYNTWSIKMEAIMDAHGLWDAIEPPTGVVVDEKKSKQDRAFIFQSIPEEILAQAAKKKTAKEVWDSLKSRYVGAERVQKARLRVLKSEFEALQIKETETIDEYAGKISAMISKFGSAGAILEDEELVRKLFDTVPEKFINLVASIEQSCDMESMPFEEAIGNLKAYEDRLRLRKASTQADNALLLAKAEDTSTHWSPSKPNTPGGRGRGGNNNRGGRGSSRGRGSTRGRGGRWGGDS, encoded by the coding sequence ATGACAGCCCCATCATCATCCAATCAGTCCAAGGACAGCCCCTTCACCCTACAGTGCCCAATGTTAACCTCACTAAATTACAACACCTGGTCAATTAAGATGGAAGCCATCATGGATGCCCATGGGTTATGGGATGCCATAGAGCCACCAACCGGAGTGGTTGTGGATGAGAAGAAGAGCAAGCAGGATCGAGCTTTCATCTTCCAATCTATACCAGAGGAGATTCTTGCACAGGCAGCCAAGAAGAAGACAGCCAAGGAGGTTTGGGACTCTCTAAAGTCACGGTATGTGGGTGCAGAGAGGGTCCAAAAGGCAAGGTTGCGGGTACTAAAGAGTGAATTCGAAGCACTCCAAATAAAGGAAACAGAAACCATAGATGAGTATGCAGGAAAAATCTCAGCTATGATTTCTAAATTTGGGAGTGCAGGGGCAATATTGGAAGATGAAGAGTTGGTAAGAAAGTTGTTTGATACCGTCCCAGAAAAGTTTATAAACCTGGTGGCATCAATTGAGCAAAGTTGTGACATGGAATCAATGCCATTTGAAGAAGCAATTGGGAATTTGAAGGCTTATGAAGACCGACTCCGGCTCCGGAAGGCAAGCACACAGGCAGATAATGCCCTGCTACTTGCCAAGGCAGAAGACACATCAACCCACTGGAGTCCAAGCAAGCCAAACACACCAGGTGGTCGAGGGAGGGGTGGAAACAATAATCGGGGAGGAAGAGGCAGCTCACGAGGGCGAGGTTCGACTCGTGGTAGAGGTGGGCGCTGGGGTGGCGACTCATGA